Proteins from one Candidatus Saccharimonadales bacterium genomic window:
- a CDS encoding response regulator, which yields MTKIAIIEDDPVINQMYRMKFEADGFDVQLADNGERGVTMVEKFLPDIILLDLQMPHMGGAEALENIRAKSWGKTIPVIILTNLGEEEAPKSLRALGIHSYIVKADLTPRQVVGRVKEALNLV from the coding sequence ATGACCAAAATAGCTATCATCGAAGACGACCCAGTAATTAACCAAATGTACCGCATGAAATTTGAAGCTGATGGCTTTGATGTGCAGCTTGCAGATAACGGCGAGCGTGGCGTTACTATGGTTGAAAAATTCCTGCCAGACATTATTCTACTTGATCTACAAATGCCCCACATGGGTGGCGCAGAAGCACTTGAAAATATCCGTGCGAAGAGTTGGGGTAAAACAATTCCTGTCATTATTCTTACAAATCTAGGCGAGGAAGAAGCACCAAAGAGCCTGCGTGCATTAGGAATTCATAGTTATATCGTCAAAGCCGATCTTACGCCGCGTCAAGTTGTTGGACGTGTCAAAGAAGCGCTTAATCTAGTGTAG
- a CDS encoding bifunctional 5,10-methylenetetrahydrofolate dehydrogenase/5,10-methenyltetrahydrofolate cyclohydrolase → MTKILSGSEIAEFIKERQARQVRALRQADHVAPTLAIVKATDSSPVIEAYVRMKQRYAADILIDTVIETVDDNDMPAVLEKLSSDPSIHGIIVQLPLTDPTKTDEIVNLIAPSKDVDGLGKDAAFDSATAEAINWLLVGYGVELKTKKIVIIGNGRLVGAPLYKIWQSGGYNVTIVGRDDDLKASLVSADIIVTATGSAGLLTSDMVAIGAVVVDAGTASEDGVIVGDVDQSVRAREDLTITPEKGGVGPLTITALFDHVIRAATESAKTTLD, encoded by the coding sequence ATGACAAAAATACTTAGCGGTAGTGAAATTGCTGAATTTATTAAGGAGCGTCAGGCTCGTCAGGTACGCGCACTTCGCCAGGCTGATCATGTTGCGCCGACTCTTGCGATCGTAAAAGCCACTGACTCTTCACCCGTTATTGAAGCCTATGTGCGTATGAAACAGCGATATGCCGCTGACATACTTATAGATACAGTTATCGAGACTGTTGATGATAATGATATGCCTGCTGTACTCGAAAAGTTAAGTTCTGATCCAAGTATTCATGGCATTATTGTTCAGCTACCATTAACTGATCCAACGAAAACTGATGAGATCGTCAATTTAATCGCACCAAGCAAAGATGTTGATGGGCTTGGCAAGGACGCAGCGTTTGATAGCGCAACTGCAGAAGCAATTAATTGGCTGTTAGTTGGTTACGGTGTGGAACTAAAAACCAAAAAGATTGTAATTATCGGTAACGGTAGACTAGTAGGTGCTCCACTGTATAAAATATGGCAATCAGGAGGCTACAATGTCACGATCGTCGGAAGAGATGATGACCTAAAAGCAAGTCTAGTATCCGCTGACATTATAGTAACTGCAACTGGATCAGCAGGGCTTCTTACAAGCGATATGGTTGCTATTGGTGCTGTCGTTGTTGATGCGGGTACTGCAAGTGAAGACGGCGTGATCGTAGGTGATGTTGATCAGTCTGTTCGCGCCAGGGAAGATCTTACAATTACACCTGAAAAAGGCGGCGTAGGCCCGCTTACGATTACAGCGTTATTTGATCATGTGATTCGTGCAGCAACTGAATCAGCGAAAACTACACTAGATTAA
- a CDS encoding DUF6855 family protein — MATGSGTKENPWQLKTPPLSSEYQMYFDTKYDKEVIVCIVGKTTLIYERRAIDDACAMLKEHGGWMELGSADEQKPARENTIEAWARSDKNPIGGWYVLKKGLRGRFGMYMPPLLEELGLVELEHNPRGNRIRIK, encoded by the coding sequence ATGGCTACTGGCAGTGGCACAAAGGAAAATCCTTGGCAACTAAAAACTCCCCCGCTATCTTCTGAATACCAGATGTATTTCGATACAAAATATGACAAGGAAGTTATTGTCTGCATCGTAGGTAAAACAACCCTCATATACGAAAGACGTGCAATCGATGATGCCTGTGCAATGCTAAAAGAACATGGTGGCTGGATGGAGCTCGGAAGCGCCGATGAGCAAAAACCTGCAAGAGAAAATACTATTGAGGCCTGGGCTCGCTCAGATAAAAATCCAATCGGTGGGTGGTACGTCCTAAAGAAAGGCCTCAGAGGAAGATTTGGCATGTATATGCCCCCATTACTTGAAGAGCTTGGCCTCGTTGAACTTGAGCATAACCCTCGCGGCAACCGAATTCGCATCAAATAG
- a CDS encoding DUF5684 domain-containing protein translates to MSLLTQLAQSYTYTTTETTNSVDSGTALAIAGTLMVVYVIVLILAYVVHSFLLSRIFKKAGVAPSKAWIPVYNIWIMLELGDQKGYWSVLMFVPIVNIVALVFYVIAEHNIGLKFGKEGWFVLFAIFLPLVWLIWLAVDDSKWNQNLAANPMQPPVYQPPTNIPPTPPAAV, encoded by the coding sequence ATGAGTTTATTAACACAGTTAGCCCAGTCGTATACCTACACGACAACAGAGACGACCAATAGTGTCGATTCAGGAACCGCTCTTGCAATAGCAGGAACACTGATGGTCGTTTATGTGATAGTTCTCATTCTCGCATATGTCGTTCACTCATTCCTACTTAGTCGAATCTTCAAAAAAGCTGGTGTTGCTCCATCAAAAGCTTGGATCCCTGTCTATAACATATGGATCATGCTTGAACTAGGTGACCAAAAAGGATACTGGTCAGTCCTGATGTTTGTTCCAATTGTTAATATCGTTGCACTTGTCTTCTATGTTATTGCTGAACATAACATTGGACTTAAGTTTGGTAAAGAAGGTTGGTTTGTACTATTTGCAATCTTCCTCCCACTTGTTTGGCTTATCTGGCTTGCAGTTGATGATTCAAAATGGAACCAAAATCTCGCAGCAAACCCTATGCAGCCTCCTGTTTACCAGCCGCCAACAAATATACCTCCGACTCCACCAGCAGCTGTCTAA